The DNA region ACTCgttattagtatatatttaatagttgTTAAAGGTTGGAATTGGATTATCTTTTGATAGGAAGAAAAAGATGCTATTTTTGTATCCTCAATTCTTTATGATTTTTAGGGAATACAAATTTTCAGCACCCAAAGTTTGAATTTCAATTTCGGAATTTGTCAAAGTCCTCATGagaatatgtttatattttgaaaattataaggTTAACGTAACTAGGATTAAAGACAGacacaataaattatatattttagattgtttttttattttaatgcaACATTTGATATCATTTCCCcaacatttttcaatttttatattgttatataattttgtcAAGGTGGGTTTGGTATTTTCCATTCAGGTGGTTGGAGTTTGCATTTGACTTtgcaatatattatttaaaaaaaatatgataacgaattaaatatatagaccgcaaacacacttaaacaAACGTATAACTCGTCGCCTAACGAGCTCGAATTCAAGACCTTAAGGTGAGAATATTCATCTCTTTTCTCAAATCCAAAACCTTAAGGTGAAAATTTCTGTCTTTTTTTTGGCTACTAGGCTAAAAGAATGAATAAGTtaacatatcattttatttaaggtGAGAATATTCATCATCTCTTTTCTCAAATCCAGAACCTTAAGGTGAAAATATCcgtctttttttttttgctactaagctaaaaagctaaaagaGGGAAtaacatatcattttatttacgGTTTGTTTGATGTAATAATGGGTTATTTAggatttataattatttttttggaataaatcttgtttatatgttatttgagttttaattggttcatgttttaaattttatatatttaaaatttaacttttgtaaacataaaataaattattttagtattttatcccataaattgaatgatgaaaaaataaatattagtgaacttgtatattaatatatgaattataaaaaatataattcaaccaTTACATCAAATTACTTAGAGACCAAGATTCAAAGGAATTTAATAAGTggaagttattattattttaatacttcAAGGTAGCGTTTGTTATACCGTATTAGTTATATGGGTATTAATTGTAAGAGGTATAAGTTGTAAAGGGGTATTAAgatgtataagttatatattttatttgtatttggttgAAAGTATAAAAGAgttataaattgtatagatTTAATGAATTTGTGTTTGGTAAGtagtataaaaatgttgtataaaatgtaaaagacGATTTtgccttttatatttatataaatttaatttaattgttaaattaatatttacttaattttaattttttttattatttctcttcattcatgtgtttttttattattacttgtgATTTGTAAACACATTTTGTGTTATGTTATAAAATGTTgttaacaaaagaaaatttttgTTCATGTTAAATAATAAGACTTTGATTCTCACTTTcagtttttgtatttttatatttattggaaAATCTTAtactcttttatttaatttaaaaaacaagtttCTTATCACgtattaaattatgattttagtaataagtaattttttttacctcatttaaaaatatactagttgttaaagaaaataattcaaaaccaAACTACTTACACACTgctcacataattaataaaataattatataaatttagacaaatataattaccaaaattataattaagataacatatattatatggATGTTcaaggaaaaaataattaaaatagaaagataaatatgaaaatatgacttttaaagaaaaaaaatacgtAATCAAATTTAAGggtaaatatgtaaatatatttttttatatgcttATAACTGGTTTTACTAGGTACAAGATAGTACCTAgtttaaagtataaattatatcacttttaaatataccgtttatacaaaataataaaccaAACAACTAACTAAATTTACTATTAGTATTATAATCCTGTATCTacattttattacttttattactGCATAACAAACATGGCCCAAGTGTAATTCAAAGCATATTCATATTGACCGAAAACATATATTCATTGAAAAgtctaaatataaaatttggttcaaactgTGCACTGTCCATTTTGTAATGCatgtatataattattacaatttataattataactatAACTTTAGTCTTagattgtataaaaaataaaaaataaaagttcaaactCCACTCGTATAGTtgtgttattaaaatattacaatattacaAATGAAGGGTTTAACTGtgataaaattacaaaattataatcatAGTGAAAAGTAGAGCAGTCCAATATATATCCCacttaaaataagttaaaataatatactaaatttttaatatttttttcatacattaaaaacaaattaataaataaagaaaaaaaaatcaaatgagacgtgaactattaaaaaaaatcgaatattttagaaaatcacTTTAATAGATGAAcagtaaaaaaatcaaataaataaaacgttttacaaataataatagttacATTTATTGCATAATGAAAAGTGTGATTtcagttatatattattaatttttttccgtctatctcaatttttttttcaagtcaaCTCTTATAacgtgtaaaaataaaaatcatttattgtagtattaatttgatttagctggttaaattctcaaataatGATTGATAAACTTATTTCAGTccataaaattatcaatttttaattttttattattatatatttatattttaattaaataattaattatgtaataaatttaaatatatttatttatatatttttaaaattttaaaatatatatttagacataaaatttaaaataaattatttgtgaattattttaaaaattatttattaattacaatttaaacaatatataatttataatttcacatatatattaatataattttatttagttattaataAATACTCAAGCTTATTCTTCtcaaatatatctaatattattcataaatatcaaatgtattttcatatatttatgtatttttatatctttattgACTTAATTTTTGGGTGTTAAATgtatccaaaatattatttaaatttaagataaaaagatGTGACAAacgataaaataaaatcttaatcgcaaatgaaaataaaaaattaatttttttataagaaaaaactttattaattaatttgaaatttgttaatcatATCCAATAAATTGagtcaaacaaaaaaatatttattaagagagagaaattgaaaTGCCTTCTTATTTGACCAACATGATTGTATTTGTATAAAGAATTAAAATCATGTTTGAAGTCCAATAAGTGATTTATAATCAAATGAATGTCTATTCAAAAATTGATGTAAATAagcatttttatataatttttaattttaaaattggtaataaaacaaaaaaaaaatatatattagaattacaattttgaactaaaaaaataaaaaattataaaatcacattattttaaatttcattcaattataatttcaatGGTCTActaatcataaaaattaaaattaaacacccAATTTTAATTCCATggttaaacaaaatcaaaaatatctcaaataacAAACAAATAGGTGGACCCATTGGTTTAATTTTTTCTAGACCTCATAAATGAGTCTGATCTAGCCTTTACTTGAGTTGATATCAATGTCAAGTCATTCATTTCACCTTCATATTTACCTTAGCAGGCCTGTCCTTGATGGGAatggattcaaatattatatttattaattaattggtgATCTCatagaaaaatcaaaatataaattgatgACTGAGATGTTAAATCTATACAATTCATGTAAACAAACAGGTCCTAGGGTAAGAGAATGTTTTCAAGTTAGACTTGACTTGGTTTTACAAGGAATTCCAAAATCACagaatctctatatatatatatatgaatcaaGATGAGAAATGAAGGAATTATAAAGTggaagaacaataataataaatgatgaaCCTTTTCAAGTCTCTTCTTCTGcatatcatcttcttcttaagttcctcctcttcctcctccattAATAACACCGGTGAGTACCTCTTAATTCTCATCATCAGCTACCATACCCTACTTAATTACCCTGCATATCATTAACATATATCAtctttaaatcaaaactaaatgCATATGCATGCATGCAGGATCAACAGCAATACAATTTAGGAACATCAGTGAGATTCCTCAGAATAGCCATGGAATAGCTGGTTATTCCCATATTACTCTTGCTGGTTCATTTGCCCATGGAATGAAAGAGGTTTTCCCATCTTCCAAAcatattagtttttattcaattattattattaatcatttgtCTAACTGGCTGGCTGGTTAGGTTGAGGTGTGGCTTGAAACGTTTGCCCCAGGGTCCCATACTCCGATCCACAGGCACTCATGCGAAGAAGTATTCATAATCTTAAAAGGGACAGCAACTTTGTTTCTTGCTTCCAATTCACACCCCTCTCACTTTCCTGGAAACCCTCATCAGATTCCAGTCTTCCAAAATTCCACCTTTATTGTACCCGTTAATCATCCTCACCAGGTACCCCACCTAAACTAATTCATTCATGAATGAATTATTACAATATCAATATATTCCTTGTTGTACTGCAGTTATGGAATACACATGAACATGAAGATCTACAGTTTCTGGCAATTATATCCAGGCCTCCTGTCAAAGTGTAAGTTACTTCATCTTGATAAAAACGGTTAATAAAAgaagttattttaattaatgttgaTGATGATCCATCTCTGCGTCTCCTATGCAGGTTCATCTATGATGACTGGTTCATGCCTCACACGGAAGCTAAACTCAAGTTTCCCATCTTTTGGGATGAAGGTTTTGTCCAACCAAACACCTCTAAGGATCATCATGATCATAATGATGACCTCTAACTTACCTTATCTCTTCAACCTGGTCCCACCATATATTTGAAACTCATAAGGAGATAGATGAGAGGAAAATTAAGGAAAGTCCCTATACTAGAATAGTGGGTGATATTAGATATGTTGGTCTTTTAGACGCATCTTATTGTAATTTGTATGcatttttagtttcataataATGGGAAGATTTAATAGGACAGATTAGTTAATAATTCATGTGGTATACCTACCTACCATATGTTAGCTggtttatcaatattatttttaacttttatttgtatttatttatattggtGTCCTGTTTACCATAtcaatgatataaaaaaaattattccacATATCTCCACAAGACATGTTTGTACTAGAAAAGAACTTGCTTATGTGTTTAGGAAGGCTATACCAAGAAGAAAAGTAAGGGTATATGTGAGAAGTTAGGCATCTTTGCTTCAGTTTGAGGGAGAGTGTTTAAGGATCACTCATTTTCTCAAATTCAGAAtatgcaaaataaaataaaataatgtctCAAGTTGAATAGTTCCCTTACTCGATCTCACATAAGGTTGTGGAGATTGAATTCAATGGCGGAAGGCCCTCACTGTTTGATCAATCCGTCTCCGACAGAGTGGGCAGGTCGTCAAGTGTGTAGAGCATGACACACAACAGCACATGTGCCCGCACCTGAAAACCACAATCCAATTAGCTACTATCAAAAAGGACTGAATATGTTAAGTCAATGACTTCGTATTTTCTCAAACGGTTTTGCAATAAGGAATAGAAAATGTTGTCAAAGATA from Impatiens glandulifera chromosome 5, dImpGla2.1, whole genome shotgun sequence includes:
- the LOC124938529 gene encoding auxin-binding protein T85-like encodes the protein MMNLFKSLLLHIIFFLSSSSSSSINNTGSTAIQFRNISEIPQNSHGIAGYSHITLAGSFAHGMKEVEVWLETFAPGSHTPIHRHSCEEVFIILKGTATLFLASNSHPSHFPGNPHQIPVFQNSTFIVPVNHPHQLWNTHEHEDLQFLAIISRPPVKVFIYDDWFMPHTEAKLKFPIFWDEGFVQPNTSKDHHDHNDDL